In the Advenella kashmirensis WT001 genome, one interval contains:
- a CDS encoding Bug family tripartite tricarboxylate transporter substrate binding protein: MMALMAGAGAAPAQYPAKPITIVVGFPPGTSTDAIARILANKMSKDLEQPIIVENKPGVGGSLGAGLVAKARPDGYTLVLSATAPMNINPHVYKSLTYDATKDFEPIGQTTWLPYVLVTNNSKGLKTFKDLIAYAKSNPEKLTFASIGKGTTSHLLMELLMKETGTKMVHVPYSGSTQSQTDVIGGNVDMTFDTVVSAMPHVKAGKLNGLAVSVANRAKLAPDIPTIQEQGLPNFNMGAWLGVFAPKGTPRDIVDKLHTELNRTLSDKPTNDKLVALGSEVVMSETPEAFGKMVQENYDTWGKIVKEAGVDQK; this comes from the coding sequence ATGATGGCACTTATGGCAGGTGCAGGCGCGGCCCCAGCACAGTATCCAGCCAAACCAATTACGATTGTGGTTGGCTTTCCTCCGGGAACATCGACCGATGCCATTGCCCGTATCCTTGCCAATAAAATGAGCAAAGACCTGGAGCAGCCTATCATCGTTGAAAACAAGCCAGGCGTGGGCGGCAGCCTGGGGGCCGGCCTGGTTGCCAAGGCCAGGCCCGATGGCTATACCCTGGTGCTCTCGGCCACCGCACCCATGAACATCAATCCGCACGTTTACAAGTCCCTGACCTATGATGCGACAAAAGATTTCGAACCGATAGGGCAAACGACCTGGCTACCCTATGTGCTGGTCACCAACAACAGCAAAGGGTTAAAAACCTTTAAAGACCTGATCGCCTATGCAAAAAGCAACCCGGAGAAACTGACCTTTGCCTCTATCGGCAAAGGCACGACCAGTCATCTGCTGATGGAATTACTGATGAAGGAGACAGGCACAAAAATGGTGCACGTGCCCTATTCTGGCAGCACCCAGTCCCAAACAGACGTGATAGGTGGCAATGTTGATATGACATTTGACACCGTCGTGTCAGCAATGCCCCACGTCAAAGCTGGCAAACTGAATGGCCTGGCCGTCAGCGTAGCAAACCGCGCCAAGCTGGCGCCCGACATTCCGACCATTCAGGAACAGGGCTTGCCTAATTTCAACATGGGCGCCTGGCTGGGAGTATTCGCCCCCAAAGGCACGCCGCGCGACATTGTGGATAAGTTGCACACCGAATTGAATCGAACGCTCAGCGATAAGCCAACCAATGACAAACTGGTGGCGCTGGGTTCCGAAGTCGTCATGAGCGAGACGCCCGAGGCCTTCGGCAAAATGGTTCAGGAAAACTATGACACCTGGGGAAAAATTGTGAAAGAAGCAGGAGTAGACCAAAAATGA
- a CDS encoding class II aldolase/adducin family protein, whose protein sequence is MKYSNSEWEARVDLAACYRLMPLFGMSDLVYNHITARIPDTDDEILINPYGYMYEEITASSLIKINIKGEVLDNPHADGTSINQAGYVIHSAVHASRHDVGCVIHTHSRAGMAVSAMECGLLPITQTSMRFKDIAYHDYESVAIDMDEQQRLVADLGHQDAMILRNHGLLVASPSIAEAFNAMYWLEMACRAQVDALAGNTKLIIPSAEVVDKTHHLYQPSVRRPFGIMEWPAMRRYLDRRDASYKD, encoded by the coding sequence ATGAAATACAGCAATAGCGAATGGGAAGCCCGGGTTGACCTGGCGGCATGCTACCGGCTCATGCCGCTCTTTGGCATGAGCGATCTGGTATACAACCATATTACTGCACGCATTCCCGATACCGATGACGAGATACTGATCAATCCTTATGGCTATATGTATGAAGAAATCACAGCTTCCAGCCTGATCAAAATCAATATAAAAGGCGAGGTGCTCGATAACCCGCACGCAGATGGCACTAGCATCAATCAGGCCGGATACGTCATTCACAGTGCCGTGCACGCATCGCGCCATGACGTCGGTTGTGTCATTCATACCCATTCTCGGGCGGGAATGGCCGTATCTGCAATGGAATGCGGTTTGCTGCCAATTACGCAGACGTCAATGCGCTTTAAGGACATTGCCTATCACGACTACGAGAGTGTCGCCATCGACATGGATGAGCAGCAGCGCCTTGTAGCCGATCTTGGCCACCAGGACGCAATGATTCTGCGCAACCATGGATTGCTGGTGGCCTCGCCATCCATTGCTGAAGCATTCAACGCCATGTACTGGCTTGAGATGGCGTGCCGGGCCCAGGTTGATGCATTGGCCGGCAACACCAAGTTGATTATCCCTTCAGCAGAAGTAGTAGACAAAACACATCATCTGTACCAACCCAGCGTAAGACGTCCATTCGGCATCATGGAGTGGCCGGCCATGCGTCGGTATCTGGATCGCCGCGATGCGAGCTACAAAGATTGA
- a CDS encoding TfoX/Sxy family protein: MSASRDFLEYVLDLLAPLGPITTRRMFGSVGLYLDGRMFAIVSGEDRFYVKSDNQTQGQFDEADCPALTYTTTKPNGESKTVALSFRAPPESVLDDRQQMLDWAQLGLEAAARVPEKKQRARSGGSPTSAYRHRK; this comes from the coding sequence ATGAGCGCGTCCAGAGATTTTCTGGAGTATGTGCTGGATCTCCTCGCGCCGCTGGGGCCGATCACCACACGCAGAATGTTCGGCAGTGTCGGACTATATCTTGACGGACGAATGTTCGCCATCGTCAGCGGTGAGGACCGATTCTATGTCAAGTCCGATAATCAGACCCAGGGGCAGTTCGACGAAGCAGACTGTCCTGCACTGACCTATACCACGACAAAACCCAACGGGGAAAGCAAGACAGTCGCGCTTTCGTTTCGTGCCCCGCCCGAATCAGTCCTGGATGATCGTCAACAAATGCTGGACTGGGCGCAGCTTGGCTTGGAAGCAGCTGCACGTGTACCGGAAAAGAAACAACGCGCACGCTCAGGCGGCTCGCCTACCAGTGCATACCGACATCGCAAATGA
- a CDS encoding ATP-binding cassette domain-containing protein: MALRNINLDIPSNGIYCIMGLSGSGKSTLLRHINRLIDPDTGTVQIQDVDVTALSIPDLQKFRQKRIAMVFQHFGLLPHFTVQQNAEFALRVRGVPKRERAEQARYWLNEMELSGYEAHYYDELSGGMRQRVGLARALAAGTDILLMDEPFSALDPLIRRKLQTLLLNLQDRLNKTIVFITHDVEEARTLGGTVALLNQGSLIQQGSLEQMTANPADDYVASFLTSSAEAS; the protein is encoded by the coding sequence GTGGCGTTGAGAAATATCAACCTGGATATTCCTTCCAATGGCATTTACTGCATCATGGGGTTATCGGGCTCTGGTAAATCCACCTTGCTGCGGCATATCAATCGGCTGATTGATCCGGACACCGGTACGGTTCAAATCCAGGATGTAGACGTGACCGCTTTGTCGATTCCCGATCTGCAGAAGTTTCGCCAGAAGCGCATCGCCATGGTCTTTCAGCACTTTGGCCTATTGCCGCATTTTACCGTGCAGCAGAATGCCGAATTTGCTCTGCGCGTGCGCGGTGTACCCAAGCGTGAGCGTGCCGAACAGGCGCGCTACTGGCTTAACGAAATGGAACTGTCAGGCTACGAGGCGCATTATTACGATGAGCTCTCCGGCGGCATGCGACAGCGGGTCGGCCTGGCGCGTGCACTGGCGGCCGGCACCGATATCCTGCTAATGGACGAACCCTTTTCAGCACTTGATCCGCTGATCCGGCGCAAGCTGCAGACATTGCTGCTGAACTTGCAGGACAGGCTGAACAAGACAATTGTGTTTATTACCCATGATGTGGAGGAAGCCCGGACACTGGGTGGTACGGTTGCGCTGCTCAATCAGGGCAGCCTGATTCAACAAGGCAGCCTGGAGCAAATGACGGCCAACCCGGCAGATGACTATGTGGCCAGCTTTTTGACTTCGTCGGCCGAGGCATCATGA
- a CDS encoding TRAP transporter substrate-binding protein, with protein sequence MTTRIAKKRQTATPKSSRRKFLGGAAAGSVAAVGMGFPAIVSAQTPIKFRFQSTWPTVDIFHEYANDFAKKVNDMTGGELTIEVLPAGAVVPAFALLDAVSKGTLDGGHGVLGYSYGKQNALALFSSGPAFGMDANMLLAWHKYGGGKELLVKLYDSIGGNVVSFLSGPMPTQALGWFKKPIAKAEDLKGVKFRTNGLAIDLFTAMGAAVNALPGGEIVPALDRGLLDGAEFNNASSDRLLGFPDVSKVCMLQSFHQSSETFEITFNKDKYNSLPDKMKAIIQNAVEAASADMSWKAIDRYSQDYIKLKTEDNVKFYKTPDAILQQQLTTWDDIITKKAENNALFKEIEQSQRKFAERAVAWDMDTNNNRRMAYNHYFVKKAAG encoded by the coding sequence ATGACAACTCGCATCGCAAAAAAACGTCAGACAGCAACACCAAAATCATCACGTCGCAAGTTTCTGGGAGGAGCGGCCGCCGGCTCGGTCGCTGCGGTGGGGATGGGATTTCCAGCTATTGTCAGTGCACAGACACCGATCAAGTTTCGTTTTCAGAGTACCTGGCCAACTGTCGATATTTTCCACGAGTATGCCAACGATTTTGCGAAAAAAGTCAATGACATGACCGGTGGTGAGCTCACTATTGAAGTGCTCCCTGCGGGTGCCGTGGTGCCGGCTTTTGCCTTGCTCGATGCCGTATCCAAAGGTACGCTGGACGGTGGGCATGGTGTATTGGGTTACAGCTACGGCAAGCAGAACGCGCTGGCTCTTTTTTCGTCGGGACCGGCATTTGGCATGGACGCCAATATGCTGCTGGCTTGGCACAAATACGGTGGTGGCAAGGAGCTGCTGGTCAAACTGTACGACTCCATCGGCGGCAATGTCGTATCCTTTCTGAGCGGTCCCATGCCAACGCAGGCGCTGGGCTGGTTCAAGAAACCTATTGCGAAGGCAGAGGATCTGAAAGGTGTGAAATTTCGCACCAATGGTCTGGCCATTGATTTGTTTACCGCCATGGGTGCAGCTGTGAACGCGTTGCCCGGTGGCGAAATCGTACCGGCGCTGGATCGCGGCCTGCTCGATGGCGCCGAGTTCAATAATGCATCGTCAGACCGCTTGCTGGGATTCCCGGATGTCTCCAAAGTGTGCATGCTGCAAAGCTTTCACCAATCTTCCGAGACATTTGAAATTACCTTCAACAAAGACAAGTACAACAGCCTGCCAGACAAAATGAAGGCGATTATTCAGAATGCGGTTGAAGCGGCCTCGGCCGATATGTCATGGAAAGCGATTGACCGTTATTCCCAGGACTATATCAAGCTCAAAACAGAGGACAACGTCAAATTCTACAAGACACCGGACGCCATCCTGCAACAGCAATTGACCACCTGGGACGACATCATTACCAAGAAAGCGGAAAACAATGCCTTGTTCAAGGAAATTGAACAGTCGCAACGCAAGTTCGCTGAGCGGGCGGTAGCCTGGGACATGGATACCAATAACAATCGTCGTATGGCCTACAACCATTATTTTGTGAAGAAGGCTGCGGGCTAG
- a CDS encoding flavin reductase family protein gives MNQYIEPVPLEKSYRLINHGPTILVSAAHDGVEDVMAAAWACGLDFSPPKLTVVLDKSTCTRRLVENAGTFVVQIPTVAQAQMTHYVGNHGLNDEPGKLQAAGTKLFRMDGFDLPFVVGCAAWLACRLIPEPHNQAHYDLFIAEIIGAWADSRVFRNGHWEFASADPALRTLHYIAGGQFYAIGDEIVVSGR, from the coding sequence ATGAATCAGTATATCGAACCCGTTCCCTTGGAAAAATCCTATCGGCTGATCAATCACGGCCCCACGATCCTGGTGTCTGCCGCCCATGACGGCGTGGAGGATGTCATGGCTGCAGCATGGGCTTGTGGTCTTGATTTTTCGCCTCCGAAGCTGACCGTCGTGCTCGATAAAAGTACGTGTACACGCAGGCTCGTCGAGAATGCCGGTACATTTGTCGTACAGATACCCACAGTTGCACAGGCGCAGATGACTCACTATGTGGGAAACCATGGTCTGAATGATGAACCCGGCAAGTTGCAAGCCGCTGGCACGAAGCTGTTTCGCATGGATGGATTTGATCTGCCTTTTGTGGTGGGATGCGCAGCCTGGCTGGCCTGCAGGCTGATTCCGGAGCCGCACAATCAGGCGCACTATGACCTTTTTATTGCCGAAATCATTGGCGCCTGGGCCGACAGCCGCGTTTTCCGCAATGGGCATTGGGAGTTCGCCAGCGCCGACCCTGCATTGCGTACGCTGCACTATATCGCCGGCGGTCAGTTTTATGCGATCGGCGATGAAATTGTCGTGAGCGGGCGGTAG
- a CDS encoding glycine betaine ABC transporter substrate-binding protein: MLQRIVFVFLLFVSAPALAACDSPVKFAALTWESGQFTSAVLRLIAEHGYQCKTTEVPGSGPAQENALSQNDIQVIGEVWVGRSEVMNKALQENKAAMVGDTLKGGAQQGWYVPDYVWEQNPQLRSYKDLERFSDLFRDSASGPRPRFMNCPSGWTCEIFNTRLLRTTGLDKTFDNVHPGTGAALDAEISSAYEQKKPLLFYYWQPTGLMAKYTFKALQFPENESECWSSLLEKDGDKNCVTGFPVSKLSIAVSTPFKEQHPDLMQFFEKIQFTPDQLNGAILQMTESKRDGARQAEQFIKEHPEVWQEWVSPEAASRLQAWTGQTAEVSSIFPDWSIQDKLNSGLKSVVGTYGESFRQVSGFLTRYLLSPTVQALAAIPAWLLIVLTAALAWHSTRSIIFAVACAIGLYVIGAFGLWAALLQTLALLICAVIITVVIGIPIGIFVAARPRFYRVLQPVLDVMQTMPSFVYLIPVLMLFGLGNVPALFATVIYAIAPLIRLTALGILQISREMHETGTAFGTNRWQMLRWVILPLAKPSIMAGINQAVMMSLSMVVLASMIGAPGLGERVLEAVQTLNVGQGVQAGSAIVILAVIIDRITQPTATAGEHDEYRGH, from the coding sequence ATGTTACAGCGCATCGTTTTTGTTTTCTTGCTCTTTGTCTCTGCCCCTGCGCTTGCTGCGTGCGATAGCCCCGTCAAGTTCGCCGCACTGACCTGGGAAAGCGGTCAATTTACCAGCGCGGTATTACGCCTGATCGCAGAACACGGCTACCAGTGCAAGACTACAGAGGTGCCCGGCTCGGGTCCTGCTCAGGAAAATGCCTTGTCGCAAAATGACATTCAGGTGATTGGTGAAGTGTGGGTCGGGCGCTCCGAAGTGATGAACAAGGCGCTGCAGGAGAACAAGGCCGCCATGGTGGGCGACACGCTCAAAGGCGGAGCCCAGCAAGGTTGGTACGTGCCTGATTATGTCTGGGAGCAAAATCCGCAACTTCGTTCCTACAAGGATCTGGAGCGCTTTTCAGACTTGTTTCGGGATTCAGCCAGCGGTCCAAGGCCACGCTTCATGAACTGTCCGTCGGGCTGGACATGTGAGATATTCAATACCCGCCTGCTGCGCACGACTGGCCTGGATAAGACATTCGATAATGTTCACCCCGGTACGGGCGCGGCACTGGATGCGGAAATTTCGTCGGCTTATGAGCAGAAAAAACCCCTGCTCTTTTATTACTGGCAGCCAACGGGATTGATGGCCAAATACACCTTCAAGGCGCTGCAATTTCCGGAAAATGAATCGGAATGCTGGAGCAGCCTGCTGGAAAAAGACGGCGACAAAAACTGCGTCACGGGCTTTCCGGTATCGAAGCTGTCGATTGCCGTATCCACACCGTTCAAGGAGCAGCATCCTGATCTGATGCAGTTCTTTGAAAAAATCCAGTTCACTCCCGATCAATTGAATGGCGCCATTTTGCAGATGACCGAAAGCAAACGCGATGGCGCCCGACAGGCAGAACAATTCATCAAGGAACATCCGGAAGTCTGGCAGGAATGGGTCAGCCCCGAAGCGGCATCACGGCTGCAGGCATGGACTGGACAAACAGCAGAGGTCAGCAGCATCTTCCCGGACTGGTCCATTCAGGACAAGCTCAATAGCGGTCTCAAGTCTGTGGTGGGCACCTATGGCGAATCGTTTCGGCAGGTTAGTGGATTTCTTACCCGCTATTTGCTAAGTCCGACGGTGCAGGCGCTTGCCGCGATTCCGGCATGGCTGTTGATTGTCCTCACTGCTGCGTTGGCCTGGCATAGCACACGCTCAATTATTTTCGCGGTGGCGTGCGCCATCGGACTGTACGTGATTGGCGCCTTCGGCTTGTGGGCGGCCTTGCTGCAAACGCTGGCGCTGTTAATTTGCGCAGTTATTATTACAGTGGTCATTGGAATACCCATAGGCATTTTCGTGGCGGCTCGTCCGCGCTTCTATCGTGTGCTGCAACCGGTGCTGGATGTCATGCAGACGATGCCAAGCTTTGTCTATCTTATTCCTGTGCTAATGCTTTTTGGCCTGGGCAATGTGCCCGCGCTTTTCGCAACAGTGATTTACGCCATCGCGCCGCTTATCCGGCTGACCGCACTGGGCATTTTGCAAATCAGTCGCGAAATGCATGAAACCGGAACGGCATTTGGCACAAACCGCTGGCAAATGCTGCGCTGGGTCATTCTGCCGCTGGCCAAACCCAGCATCATGGCGGGCATCAACCAGGCGGTCATGATGTCGCTCTCGATGGTTGTGCTGGCCTCCATGATCGGCGCACCGGGTCTGGGTGAGCGGGTACTGGAAGCGGTGCAGACACTGAACGTCGGCCAGGGTGTACAGGCCGGCAGCGCAATCGTCATTCTGGCGGTGATCATTGACCGCATCACCCAGCCTACGGCAACCGCAGGAGAACACGATGAATACAGAGGCCATTGA
- a CDS encoding NAD(P)/FAD-dependent oxidoreductase encodes MPAQQYLFDVALIGGGIIGSATAYHLLQQEPQLSVCVIEPDPGYELASALRSSGGCRVQFTSAENIAMSLYSIDFIRNFEHTMATAQHPAPVDWVEGGYLFVVPPEDTKNLERNARFQQSQGCMLDLLSPVELKDRFPAMYVDDLGAGVHTPQDGWCDPYGLLWGFRRKAIELGAQYIADRVVAADHDAIKAKSVTLSTGQVIRAASFVNATGAWSGDVARLFNMSLPIAPVRRFEHYFTPGSHVGTLPYVKDTARLAFRSEGQGYSGGLVDGDVPRGYNFEVDHHNFEDVVWPAVAHRFPAFEAARCHRSWAGLYEVNELDGNPVIGAWNSRLPNLYTVAGFSGHGMMHAPAAGRGIAELIVHGRFQTIDLSRLGYER; translated from the coding sequence ATGCCTGCACAACAATACCTGTTTGACGTTGCCCTTATCGGTGGCGGAATAATCGGCTCGGCCACCGCCTACCATCTTTTACAACAGGAGCCACAACTGTCGGTTTGCGTTATTGAACCAGACCCCGGTTACGAGCTGGCCTCGGCCTTGCGCTCCTCAGGCGGCTGTCGCGTGCAGTTCACCAGCGCCGAAAACATCGCCATGTCGCTGTACAGCATTGATTTCATCAGAAATTTTGAGCATACGATGGCCACCGCACAACATCCGGCGCCAGTCGATTGGGTCGAGGGTGGCTACCTTTTTGTCGTGCCGCCCGAAGACACCAAAAACCTTGAGAGAAACGCCCGCTTCCAGCAATCCCAGGGTTGCATGCTGGACCTGCTATCGCCAGTAGAGTTAAAAGACCGATTCCCGGCCATGTACGTGGACGATCTGGGTGCAGGCGTGCATACGCCCCAAGATGGCTGGTGCGACCCGTATGGATTGCTTTGGGGCTTCCGTCGCAAAGCCATAGAACTTGGCGCGCAATACATTGCCGACCGGGTTGTAGCGGCCGATCACGATGCAATCAAGGCAAAGTCGGTCACCTTGAGCACCGGGCAGGTGATTCGCGCCGCATCGTTTGTCAATGCTACCGGCGCCTGGTCCGGCGATGTCGCCCGATTATTCAATATGTCATTGCCGATAGCGCCGGTGCGGCGCTTTGAGCATTACTTCACGCCGGGCAGTCACGTGGGCACTTTACCTTATGTCAAGGATACGGCCCGGCTGGCCTTCCGTTCCGAGGGACAGGGCTATTCCGGCGGATTGGTCGATGGGGATGTGCCGCGTGGCTATAATTTCGAAGTTGATCACCATAACTTCGAAGATGTGGTCTGGCCGGCAGTCGCCCATCGCTTTCCGGCCTTTGAGGCGGCCCGTTGCCACCGCAGCTGGGCCGGGCTGTATGAAGTAAACGAATTGGACGGTAACCCGGTGATCGGCGCATGGAACTCGCGCCTGCCTAATCTTTATACCGTAGCGGGTTTTTCAGGGCATGGCATGATGCACGCGCCTGCGGCTGGTCGCGGCATTGCGGAGCTGATCGTTCACGGCCGGTTCCAGACTATTGATTTGTCTCGCCTTGGCTATGAAAGGTAG
- a CDS encoding TRAP transporter small permease subunit: protein MKRVLHRIDQVNTWIGQLFGWCALILTLFVTYEVFSRYVFKNPHAWSFDVMNMLYGALFMMAGAYTLGKDGHVRGDVLYGFFPPRVQALLDLILYILFFFPGVIALVWAGYNYASESFAINEHSTITADGPPIYPFKAIIPIAGFALIMQGIVEVVRCVQCLRDGDWPSREIDVEEVDVDKLKDMVNVTDADIQEADQYIARKGDKA from the coding sequence ATGAAAAGAGTTCTCCACCGTATTGATCAGGTCAATACCTGGATCGGACAGCTGTTCGGCTGGTGCGCGCTGATTCTCACGCTGTTTGTCACTTACGAAGTTTTTTCCCGTTACGTCTTCAAAAACCCGCACGCCTGGTCGTTTGATGTAATGAATATGTTGTATGGCGCCTTATTCATGATGGCGGGTGCCTATACATTGGGCAAGGACGGACACGTACGCGGTGATGTACTCTACGGTTTCTTTCCGCCTCGCGTGCAGGCACTGCTTGATCTTATCCTATATATCCTGTTTTTCTTTCCCGGGGTCATTGCGCTGGTGTGGGCCGGATATAACTATGCATCCGAGTCTTTTGCCATTAATGAACATTCGACCATTACTGCAGATGGCCCGCCTATTTATCCATTCAAGGCAATCATCCCCATTGCCGGCTTTGCACTGATCATGCAGGGCATTGTCGAGGTTGTGCGTTGCGTGCAGTGCCTGCGTGACGGCGACTGGCCCTCCCGAGAAATTGACGTTGAAGAAGTCGACGTTGATAAACTGAAAGATATGGTCAACGTGACCGATGCTGATATTCAGGAAGCCGACCAGTACATCGCAAGAAAAGGGGATAAAGCATGA